A single Triticum dicoccoides isolate Atlit2015 ecotype Zavitan chromosome 2A, WEW_v2.0, whole genome shotgun sequence DNA region contains:
- the LOC119351838 gene encoding carotenoid cleavage dioxygenase 7, chloroplastic-like translates to MAVCTIATMHAVMHHGHHPRLQVPPPRRLVRVAAGATAAAATEPDTLSKAFWDYNLLFRSQRGETSAPVQLRVTEGAIPPDFPAGTYYLAGPGMFSDDHGSIVHPLDGHGYLRSFRFHPDDGVRYSARYVETAAKTEEKGDGASWRFTHRGPFSVLQGGHRVGNVKVMKNVANTSVLWWGGRLLCLWEGGMPYELDPKTLETVGPFDLLALGDRADGAAPARRRLGHRRRPWLAEAGLDAATRLLRPVLSGVFSMSPKRLLAHYKVDPKRNRLLMVACNAEDMLLPRANFTFYEFDAGFRLVRKREFVLPAHLMIHDWAFTDSHYVVLGNRIRLDIPGSMLAMTGTHPMIAALALDPSSRTTPVYLLPRSTEAVASGRDWTVPVEAPSQMWSLHVGNAFEEDNARGGLDLHLHMSGCSYDWFHFHRMFGYNWKNKKLDPSFMNAVKTKEMLPRLVKVAIELDKRGGAYRRCTVKRLSDQWNRPADFPAINPGYANKRNRFIYAGAASGSRKLLPYFPFDSVVKVDVSNGSARRWSSEGRKFVGEPVFIPTGGGEEDHGYVLLVEYAVSEDRCNLVVLDARKIGKRGALVAKLEVPKHLTFPMGFHGFWADE, encoded by the exons ATGGCGGTATGCACGATCGCGACCATGCACGCCGTCATGCACCACGGCCACCACCCTCGCCTCCAGGTCCCGCCGCCGCGCCGGCTCGTCCGCGTCGCAGCCGGCGCCACCGCTGCCGCGGCGACGGAGCCAGACACGCTGTCGAAGGCGTTCTGGGACTACAACCTCCTCTTCCGGTCGCAGCGCGGCGAGACGTCCGCCCCCGTGCAGCTCCGCGTCACCGAGGGCGCCATCCCGCCCGACTTCCCGGCCGGCACCTACTACCTCGCCGGGCCCGGCATGTTCTCCGACGACCACGGCTCCATCGTCCACCCGCTCGACGGCCACGGCTACCTCCGCTCCTTCCGCTTCCACCCCGACGACGGCGTGCGCTACTCCGCAAG GTACGTGGAGACGGCGGCGAAGACAGAGGAGAAGGGGGACGGCGCGTCGTGGAGGTTCACGCACCGGGGCCCCTTCTCGGTGCTGCAGGGTGGGCACAGGGTGGGCAACGTGAAGGTGATGAAGAACGTGGCCAACACCAGCGTGCTCTGGTGGGGCGGCCGGCTGCTCTGCCTCTGGGAGGGCGGCATGCCGTACGAGCTCGACCCCAAGACGCTGGAGACCGTCGGCCCGTTCGACCTGCTCGCGCTCGGCGACCGCGCCGACGGGGCGGCCCCCGCACGGCGCCGCCTGGGGCACCGCCGGCGGCCGTGGCTGGCGGAGGCCGGGCTCGACGCGGCCACCCGCTTGCTGCGCCCCGTCCTCAGCG GCGTGTTCAGCATGTCGCCCAAGCGGCTGCTGGCGCACTACAAGGTCGACCCCAAGCGCAACCGGCTGCTCATGGTGGCCTGCAACGCCGAGGACATGCTCCTCCCGCGCGCCAACTTCACTTTCTACG AGTTCGACGCCGGCTTCAGGCTGGTGCGGAAGCGGGAGTTCGTGCTGCCGGCGCACCTCATGATCCACGACTGGGCCTTCACCGACTCCCACTACGTCGTCCTCGGCAACAGGATCAGGCTCGACATCCCGGGGTCGATGCTGGCCATGACGGGCACGCACCCCATGATCGCGGCGCTGGCGCTGGACCCGAGCAGCCGGACCACGCCGGTCTACCTGCTGCCACGCTCCACGGAGGCCGTGGCCAGCGGCCGCGACTGGACCGTGCCCGTCGAGGCGCCGTCGCAGATGTGGTCGCTGCACGTCGGCAACGCCTTCGAGGAGGACAACGCCCGCGGCGGCCTCGACCTGCACCTGCACATGTCGGGCTGCTCCTACGACTGGTTCCATTTCCACAGGATGTTCG GTTACAACTGGAAGAACAAGAAGCTGGACCCTTCGTTCATGAACGCGGTCAAGACCAAGGAAATGCTGCCTCGCCTTGTGAAG GTGGCAATTGAGCTCGACAAGAGAGGAGGAGCATACCGGAGATGCACCGTGAAGAGATTATCCGATCAGTGGAACAGACCGGCAGACTTCCCTGCGATAAATCCAGGCTACGCCAACAAGAGGAATAGGTTCATTTACGCGGGCGCTGCCTCCGGTTCTCGCAAATTACTCCCATATTTTCCGTTTGACAGCGTTGTCAAGGTCGATGTCTCGAATGGGTCAGCGAGGCGGTGGTCTTCCGAGGGGCGCAAGTTCGTCGGGGAGCCGGTCTTCATCCCCACCGGCGGTGGGGAGGAGGATCACGGCTATGTTCTTCTTGTAGAG TATGCAGTATCCGAGGACAGATGTAACCTGGTGGTGTTGGATGCAAGGAAGATAGGGAAAAGAGGCGCACTTGTGGCAAAACTTGAAGTACCAAAGCACCTCACCTTCCCAATGGGATTCCATGGGTTTTGGGCTGATGAATGA
- the LOC119356150 gene encoding acetylglutamate kinase-like, whose protein sequence is MLPTKPQLSSSLLASTPLFNPASNPNHAKPIAASPSPRRRLRISAASTAVSPGATALSRVDVLSEALPFIQRFKGKTVVVKYGGAAMKSPELQSSVIRDLVLLSCVGLRPILVHGGGPEINSWLLRVGVEPQFRNGLRVTDALTMEVVEMVLVGKVNKNLVSLINLAGGTAVGLCGKDARLITARPSPNAAALGFVGEVARVDATVLHPIIASGHIPVIATVAADETGQAYNINADTAAGEIAAAVGAEKLLLLTDVSGILADRNDPGSLVKEIDIAGVRQMVSGGQVAGGMIPKVECCVRALAQGVHTASIIDGRVPHSLLLEILTDEGTGTMITG, encoded by the coding sequence atgcTCCCCACGAAGCCCCAGCTATCTTCCTCTCTGCTCGCATCCACGCCGCTCTTTAACCCCGCATCCAATCCCAACCACGCCAAGCCAAtcgccgcctccccctccccccgccgccgcctccgcatcTCCGCCGCATCCACGGCGGTTTCGCCGGGGGCGACGGCGCTCAGCCGCGTCGACGTGCTCTCGGAGGCGCTCCCCTTCATCCAGCGCTTCAAGGGCAAGACGGTGGTGGTCAAGTACGGCGGCGCCGCGATGAAGTCCCCCGAGCTGCAGTCCTCCGTGATCCGCGACCTCGTCCTCCTCTCCTGCGTCGGCCTCCGCCCCATCCTCGTCCACGGCGGCGGGCCAGAGATCAACTCCTGGCTGCTCCGCGTCGGCGTCGAGCCGCAGTTCCGCAACGGCCTCCGCGTCACCGACGCGCTCACCATGGAGGTCGTCGAGATGGTGCTCGTTGGCAAGgtcaacaagaatctcgtctccctCATCAACCTCGCCGGAGGCACCGCCGTCGGCCTCTGCGGCAAGGACGCGCGCCTCAtcaccgcgcgcccctcccccaacGCCGCAGCCCTTGGCTTCGTTGGCGAAGTCGCGCGGGTGGACGCCACTGTCCTCCACCCCATCATCGCCTCTGGTCACATCCCGGTCATTGCCACCGTTGCTGCCGACGAGACAGGGCAGGCCTACAACATCAACGCGGATACGGCGGCAGGTGAGATTGCCGCTGCGGTGGGCGCCGAGAAATTGCTACTGCTCACAGATGTGTCTGGGATACTGGCGGACCGTAATGACCCTGGCAGCCTGGTGAAGGAGATTGACATCGCTGGGGTGCGGCAGATGGTATCCGGTGGGCAGGTTGCTGGTGGAATGATCCCAAAGGTGGAGTGCTGCGTGAGAGCCCTCGCCCAGGGTGTGCACACTGCAAGCATCATCGATGGGCGTGTCCCGCACTCGCTGTTGCTTGAGATTCTCACAGATGAGGGCACTGGCACAATGATCACCGGCTAA